In Bacillota bacterium, the genomic stretch TACGAAAACCGCAGGAACATGCGGGCGGCGCGCTCCAGCGCCTCCTCGCGCTCCGGTTCCTCTCTGGCCATGCACTCCCGGAAATGGTCGCTCATCAGGGCCATGGCGACCTTGGAGAGGGCGGCCCGCATCGCGGCCAGCTGCAGGATGACCTCCTCGCAGTCGCGGTTCTCCTCCAGCATCCGCTGAACGCCCCGGGCCTGGCCCTCGATGCGCTTCATGCGGTTGACCAGCTCTTCCGTGCGTCGCCCGTTTTTGACGACGGCCATTGTCTGCCCACCGCCCTCCTTTCAGCGACGCGATCTCCTGCGCCGTGCCGGCTACGACCGGCCTTCCGCCTCCTTGGCCGGCTCGCCCACCGTGGCCAGCACCTCCTGCAAGAGGTACGCCTCCGGCACGGCCCCCTCGATCTCGCCCGTCTCGTTGATGATGGTCTTGGGAACGCCGTACACGTTGTACTTCCCCGCCAGATCCGGAAACTCGGTGGCCTCGATCATGTCGGCCGTGAAGTTGGGGTTCTCCATGGCGAACTGGTGCGCCAGGCGCACCGCCCTGGGGCAGTACGGGCAGGTGGGCGTGACGAAGACCCTCAGGTGAACGGGCGTCGCAATGGCCGCAAGTTGCTCCCGCGTCTCGGGAGCCAGCCGCGTCTTGCCGTTACCCGTATCGACGATGTCCTCCACCAGCGCGCCGAACTCGTACCCGGCCGGAATCCCGAAGTACCGAACGTTGCGGCGCGACTCCGCCTCATCGGTCACCACGATGGCCGGAACCATCGGGATCGCGTACTGCTGCACTTTGTCCGGGTGCAACTTGCGGTCGAAGACCTCCACGCTGATCTTGTCGCTGGTGGACGCAAGCTCTTCGATCAGCTGCACCGTCTCCTGGCAGTACTGGCAGGGCCGCTCACCGGGAACGATGAGCTTCGAGGCGCCTTCGGTAAAAAGCAGAATCTTTACCCTGCCCTCCATCTTCTCAAAGACAGACTTCAGGTAACTCCGATCCTTCTCACCAATGAACGGCATCCTGTCTGCCCTCCATCAACGGGATTGAAACCCCGGCCAACCTTGCAGGACGTATGCCCCTACCGGGTAGGGTATATGCTGCCCGCGGTCTTGCATATCACGAAGCCTCGGAGAAGTCAAGAGGAGCTGCCTGTATGCCGCACGGTAGCCGTGGCCAGGCAGGCGACCGCCTCCCCGGAACCCACCGCTCCGAGCCCTTCCATGCTCTTGCCCTTGACGGAGATCGGCAACCGGGGCAGGTCCAGCACCGAGCGGATGCTGGCCACGATGGCCTCCCGGTACGGCGCGATGCGGGGCGCTTCGGCGATGATCACCGCGTCGATGAACTCGACCTCGAACCCCCGGCCCCGTACCAGGGCGTGGGCCTGCCTCAGCAGTTCCCGGCTGTCTGCGCCGGCGAAGCGAGGATCCGAGTCGGGGAAGAGGCCCCCGATGTCACCGAGCCCCGCGGCGCCCAGGAGCGCATCGGTGATGGCGTGCAGCAACGCATCCCCGTCGGAGTGCCCCAGGGGGCCCCGGTCGAAAGGAATCTCCACGCCGCCCAGCCGAAGCGGCCGCCCGGCGGCCAGCCGGTGGACGTCGAACCCGAGCCCCACCCGTATTTCCCCGGAAATCGCTCGATCAGCTGCCATTGCGTAGCCCGTCCAGGAGCGGGCCGCCCGGATCTCGGTGCGCCAGCAACGCCTCCGCCATCACCAGGTCCTCGGGACACGTGACCTTGATGTTGGAAGGCGAGCCCTGCACGACCCGCACCGGCTCGCCCAGCGCCTCCACCAGCGCGCAGTCGTCGCTGCCCTCGATCTGCCGCTCCGCCGCCTCCCGGTGAGCCTGCAGGAGCAGGGCGAAGCGGAAGGCCTGGGGCGTCTGGATGGACCACAGCCGCTCGCGCTCGGGGGTCAGGGAGACCAGCCCTTTGTGGTCGACCAGCTTGACCGTCTCCCGCACCGGGGTGCCGAGCGTGGCCGCCCCGTACCGGCGCGCCTCGTCCAGCACGGCCAGCACCAGAGCCTCGGTGATCAGTGGGCGGACGCCGTCGTGCACCACGACATACTCCCAGGGCAGGCTCTCCCCCTGGAGGGCTCGCAGCCCCCGGAGGACGGAATCCTGCCGCCGCTGCCCCCCGGCCACCACCCGGCGCACCTTCTTGAGCCCGAACCGTTCCGCGATCTCCCGCCGGGCATACATAACGTCCCGCTCCGGCACCACCAGCACCACCGCGTCAACGGCGTGGCAGCGTTCGAAGACTTGCAGGGCGTGGACGACGACGGGCTTGCCTCCCAGCGGGAGGAACTGCTTGGCCACGGGCGTTGCGATAACGCCGGCGAGGGGCGAGTGTTCCCAGCGCTCAGCCATGCGCCGCCCCTGGCCCGCCGCCACCACCACCGCACCGGTCGTCATGCCGGCATCACGGGTGGCCGGGGCGGCCGTCGGCCTTGGGCCGGGCGAAGATCAACCGGCCGGCCGCGGTCTGCAGTACGCTCGTCACCGTGACGTCGACCGTCTCGCCGATGTACTTGCGCCCGCCGTCCACCACGATCATGGTGCCGTCGTCCAGATACCCGACCCCCTGGCCCTGCTCCTTGCCGTCCCGTATCAGCTGGACGCTCATCTCTTCGCCGGGCAGCACCACCGGCTTGAGCGCATTGGCGAGTTCGTTCACGTTGAGAACGCTAACCCCATGCAGCGACGCGACCTTGTTGAGGTTGAAGTCGCTCGTGACCACCCGGGCGCCCATGCGCTGCGCCAGCTTGATGAGGCGCAGGTCCACGTCGCCCCGCCCGTTGGCCTCCACGATCTCCACCCGCACGCGGGGCTCCTTCTGCAGCCTGCTCAACATGTCCAGGCCGCGCCGGCCGCGGTTGCGCCGCACGGGGTCGGACGAGTCGGCCACCCGCTGGAGTTCCTGGATGACGAAGCTCGGCACCACCAGCGTCCCTTCCACGAACCCGGTGCGGCACACGTCGCCGATGCGCCCGTCGATGATGGCGCTGGTGTCAAGGAGCACCGGCCGGACGACCTCGCCGGAAGCCGCCCCGGCCTGCTCGGCCCCCGCCTCGGCTCTGGGGCGGCGGCGCAGCAGGAAAGCCCCGCTCAGCTCCTCCCGCTTGCGAACGCCCACCATCATGCCGACGTAGGCGGCCCCCGCGGTTACCAGAAGCGGGATGAGGTCACCCACCACCGGCATGTTGCGGGGAATGGGCAGCGTGATGAGAAGGGCGATCACCAGCCCTGCCAGCATCCCGATGGTGCCCCAGATGAGGTCCTGCACAGGGGTGCGGTGAAGCCGCGCCGTCACCGCGCCCAGCGCCGCCTCGACCCACCGGGCCACCCCCGCCCCGGACAGCGCTCCGAGCAGCGTCATAGCCAGGGGCAGGACGAACCGGTGAGACGCCGCTTGCAGGTCGAGTCCGGGAACCAGGTCGGCGGTCAGCAGGACGAACCCAAGACGATAGCCGGCCACACCACCCAGGACGGCAAAAAGCCACCGCAGCACGGCCGAGAGCATGCCGTGCGCTCACCCCCGTGCATTACACACCCAGGCCATTATCCCAGCACTTCGTTGATGCGCCGTTCCACTTCAGCGGCGGGTATACCCTGCGCCAGCACCAGCTCCGAGATCAGGATCTGCCGGGCGCTTTCCAGCATGCGCCGTTCACCCGTGGACAGGCCCTTCTCCTTGTCCCGGATGGACAGATTGCGCACGACCTCGGCC encodes the following:
- a CDS encoding metal-sensitive transcriptional regulator, whose product is MAVVKNGRRTEELVNRMKRIEGQARGVQRMLEENRDCEEVILQLAAMRAALSKVAMALMSDHFRECMAREEPEREEALERAARMFLRFS
- a CDS encoding thioredoxin family protein is translated as MPFIGEKDRSYLKSVFEKMEGRVKILLFTEGASKLIVPGERPCQYCQETVQLIEELASTSDKISVEVFDRKLHPDKVQQYAIPMVPAIVVTDEAESRRNVRYFGIPAGYEFGALVEDIVDTGNGKTRLAPETREQLAAIATPVHLRVFVTPTCPYCPRAVRLAHQFAMENPNFTADMIEATEFPDLAGKYNVYGVPKTIINETGEIEGAVPEAYLLQEVLATVGEPAKEAEGRS
- the ispF gene encoding 2-C-methyl-D-erythritol 2,4-cyclodiphosphate synthase — its product is MAADRAISGEIRVGLGFDVHRLAAGRPLRLGGVEIPFDRGPLGHSDGDALLHAITDALLGAAGLGDIGGLFPDSDPRFAGADSRELLRQAHALVRGRGFEVEFIDAVIIAEAPRIAPYREAIVASIRSVLDLPRLPISVKGKSMEGLGAVGSGEAVACLATATVRHTGSSS
- the ispD gene encoding 2-C-methyl-D-erythritol 4-phosphate cytidylyltransferase gives rise to the protein MTTGAVVVAAGQGRRMAERWEHSPLAGVIATPVAKQFLPLGGKPVVVHALQVFERCHAVDAVVLVVPERDVMYARREIAERFGLKKVRRVVAGGQRRQDSVLRGLRALQGESLPWEYVVVHDGVRPLITEALVLAVLDEARRYGAATLGTPVRETVKLVDHKGLVSLTPERERLWSIQTPQAFRFALLLQAHREAAERQIEGSDDCALVEALGEPVRVVQGSPSNIKVTCPEDLVMAEALLAHRDPGGPLLDGLRNGS
- a CDS encoding PIN domain-containing protein translates to MLSAVLRWLFAVLGGVAGYRLGFVLLTADLVPGLDLQAASHRFVLPLAMTLLGALSGAGVARWVEAALGAVTARLHRTPVQDLIWGTIGMLAGLVIALLITLPIPRNMPVVGDLIPLLVTAGAAYVGMMVGVRKREELSGAFLLRRRPRAEAGAEQAGAASGEVVRPVLLDTSAIIDGRIGDVCRTGFVEGTLVVPSFVIQELQRVADSSDPVRRNRGRRGLDMLSRLQKEPRVRVEIVEANGRGDVDLRLIKLAQRMGARVVTSDFNLNKVASLHGVSVLNVNELANALKPVVLPGEEMSVQLIRDGKEQGQGVGYLDDGTMIVVDGGRKYIGETVDVTVTSVLQTAAGRLIFARPKADGRPGHP